A stretch of Henckelia pumila isolate YLH828 chromosome 4, ASM3356847v2, whole genome shotgun sequence DNA encodes these proteins:
- the LOC140866362 gene encoding pathogenesis-related leaf protein 6-like: MNIPQTPISFLLFIIFAVSQHLCHAQNSPQDYLNAHNAARAQVRVGAITWDANVAAFAQNYVNSRLGDCNLVHSTNRPYGENIAKGSGDFTGVAAVNLWVAEKPNYNYGSNSCVGGECLHYTQVVWRNSVRLGCARGRCNNGWWFISCNYDPPGNYIGQRPY; the protein is encoded by the coding sequence ATGAACATCCCCCAAACGCCCATATCCTTCCTTTTATTCATCATTTTCGCGGTATCGCAACATTTATGCCACGCCCAAAACTCTCCACAAGACTACCTGAACGCCCACAATGCCGCCCGCGCCCAAGTCAGAGTGGGAGCGATCACATGGGACGCAAACGTTGCGGCCTTCGCGCAAAACTATGTTAACTCAAGGCTCGGAGACTGTAACCTCGTGCACTCGACTAACCGCCCGTACGGGGAGAATATTGCCAAGGGAAGTGGTGATTTCACGGGAGTGGCGGCAGTGAACTTGTGGGTGGCGGAGAAGCCCAACTATAATTACGGGAGTAACTCGTGCGTCGGAGGAGAGTGCCTGCACTACACGCAAGTCGTGTGGCGTAACTCGGTGCGGCTCGGGTGCGCTAGGGGACGATGCAACAATGGGTGGTGGTTCATTTCCTGCAACTATGATCCGCCGGGTAATTACATCGGCCAACGCCCTTACTAG